Proteins encoded by one window of Kribbella italica:
- a CDS encoding histidine phosphatase family protein, with the protein MRHGEVHNPAGVLYGRIPDYHLSELGRKMADQVAEHVAGRDIVHLVSSPLERAQETMEPIAATFGLTPDIDERVIEAANLFEGKKFGVGDGALRRPSAWWLLRNPWKPSWGEPYSQLVRRMRDAIETARQKAAGHEALIVSHQLPIWIVRSAIENRRMLHDPRKRQCSLASLTSFTFHGDQIVSVGYAEPAKDLLPVKHPNKFVGGA; encoded by the coding sequence ATGCGGCACGGCGAGGTGCACAACCCCGCGGGCGTGCTCTACGGCCGGATCCCCGACTACCACCTGTCCGAGCTCGGCCGGAAGATGGCCGATCAGGTCGCCGAGCACGTGGCCGGGCGCGACATCGTGCACCTGGTCAGCTCCCCGCTGGAGCGTGCCCAGGAGACGATGGAGCCGATCGCCGCCACGTTCGGGCTGACCCCGGACATCGACGAGCGGGTGATCGAGGCGGCGAACCTGTTCGAGGGCAAGAAGTTCGGTGTCGGCGACGGTGCCCTGCGCCGGCCGAGCGCGTGGTGGCTGCTGCGCAACCCGTGGAAGCCGTCCTGGGGTGAGCCGTACAGCCAGCTCGTCCGCCGGATGCGCGACGCGATCGAGACCGCCCGGCAGAAGGCCGCCGGGCACGAGGCGCTGATCGTGTCCCACCAGCTGCCGATCTGGATCGTCCGGTCCGCGATCGAGAACCGCCGAATGCTGCACGACCCGCGCAAGCGGCAGTGCAGCCTGGCGAGCCTGACCAGCTTCACCTTCCACGGCGACCAGATCGTCTCGGTCGGGTACGCCGAACCGGCCAAGGACCTGCTGCCGGTCAAGCACCCGAACAAGTTCGTGGGCGGTGCGTGA
- the hemL gene encoding glutamate-1-semialdehyde 2,1-aminomutase has product MAAVSDHTKLSAALFDRASAVTPGGVNSPVRAFRAVGGVPRFMASGDGCHITDVDGNTYVDLVCSWGPMLLGHAHPEVTAAVQAAVGRGTSYGTPTQPEVELGEEIVARTPVDKVRLVSSGTEATMSALRLARGATGRAKIVKFAGCYHGHVDALLAQAGSGVITLGIPGTPGVTEATTADTIVLPYNDQAAVTQAFAQYGDQIAAVITEASPGNMGVVPPVGHFNDFLARTCKDNGALFISDEVMTGFRITRSGFWGLGSDTVAPDLMTFGKVMGGGFPAAAFGGRADLMAQLAPEGSVYQAGTLSGNPVATTAGLTTLRLATDEVYAQLDRTAETIRRIVGMALSRAGVPYRTQNAGNLFSFFFVESSDEVTRRITDFAGAGAQVLPRYAAFFHAMLDNGVYLPPSAFEAWFVSAAVDDDALATIEKAASVAARAAAAVQN; this is encoded by the coding sequence ATGGCGGCCGTGTCAGACCACACCAAGCTTTCCGCCGCCCTGTTCGATCGCGCCTCGGCCGTCACCCCGGGCGGAGTGAACTCGCCGGTCCGAGCCTTCCGCGCCGTCGGCGGTGTACCGCGTTTCATGGCATCCGGTGACGGATGTCACATCACTGACGTCGACGGCAACACCTACGTCGACCTGGTCTGTTCCTGGGGCCCGATGCTGCTGGGCCACGCGCACCCCGAGGTGACGGCGGCCGTCCAGGCGGCGGTCGGCCGCGGTACGTCCTACGGAACGCCGACCCAGCCCGAGGTCGAGCTGGGCGAGGAAATCGTCGCCCGGACGCCGGTCGACAAGGTGCGGCTGGTCTCGTCGGGCACCGAGGCGACAATGTCCGCGCTGCGACTGGCACGCGGCGCGACCGGCCGGGCCAAGATCGTGAAGTTCGCCGGCTGCTATCACGGCCATGTCGATGCGCTGCTGGCCCAGGCGGGCTCCGGGGTGATCACCCTCGGCATCCCCGGTACACCGGGGGTCACCGAGGCGACCACGGCCGACACGATCGTGCTGCCCTACAACGACCAGGCCGCCGTGACGCAGGCCTTCGCCCAGTACGGCGATCAGATCGCCGCGGTGATCACCGAGGCATCGCCGGGCAACATGGGTGTGGTTCCGCCGGTAGGCCACTTCAACGACTTCCTCGCCAGGACGTGCAAGGACAACGGCGCGCTGTTCATCTCCGACGAGGTGATGACGGGCTTCCGGATCACCAGGTCCGGCTTCTGGGGTCTGGGCTCTGACACCGTCGCGCCGGACCTGATGACCTTCGGCAAGGTCATGGGCGGCGGCTTCCCGGCCGCGGCTTTCGGCGGCCGGGCGGACCTGATGGCCCAGTTGGCGCCGGAAGGCTCGGTCTACCAGGCTGGGACGTTGTCGGGGAACCCGGTGGCGACCACGGCCGGTCTGACCACGTTGCGGCTGGCAACCGACGAGGTGTACGCGCAGCTCGACCGGACCGCCGAGACGATCCGGCGGATCGTCGGCATGGCGCTGAGCCGTGCGGGTGTGCCTTACCGCACACAGAACGCCGGGAACCTCTTCAGCTTCTTCTTCGTGGAGTCTTCGGACGAGGTGACGCGTCGGATCACGGACTTCGCCGGGGCGGGAGCCCAGGTACTGCCCAGATATGCCGCGTTCTTCCATGCGATGCTGGACAACGGCGTCTACCTGCCGCCGAGCGCCTTCGAGGCGTGGTTCGTGAGCGCGGCCGTCGACGACGACGCTCTGGCCACCATCGAGAAAGCAGCGTCGGTCGCCGCGCGCGCCGCCGCCGCAGTACAGAACTGA
- a CDS encoding lytic transglycosylase domain-containing protein — MAKGKRRATAGGWRQVAPLVPLALFASAFTVSATDDPAVATAALEQGLGPNVPVVVPKQPISDPANVPVNGSVGNGVDKTEEPTQVVSGLSRNGIPTAALKAYSRAQQVLAQADPTCHLPWTLVAAIGRVESNHGRFGGNSLSTNGVATPGIYGPRLDGVTTARISDSDAGRLDGDGAFDRAVGPMQFIPATWQAMGVDGDGDGVKNPQDIDDAAMSTGVYLCSGGVDLTRAGDLNQAVLRYNHSQAYVDLVVSIAKAYAGGSWIVVGNGTEDDDQGVVRADGKTGDDAIDAPADQDLPKAIDLPVYPPGKPGSTTKPTPEDGGQDKPTTKPTPGRPTGKPTPGKPTTKPTPGKPTPTKPSTPPPSTPNGVATLQTAAGLVVGTVGSTLTELTKATQYCQSEMSKVTIKNPTQAQLQKCVTAFQTGGTAAVDQVIRNLLSLLGLLGVLGGGLLGS; from the coding sequence ATGGCGAAGGGCAAGCGCCGCGCCACTGCGGGCGGGTGGCGTCAGGTGGCGCCGCTGGTTCCGCTGGCGCTGTTCGCGAGCGCGTTCACCGTCAGTGCGACCGACGACCCGGCGGTCGCGACCGCCGCGCTGGAGCAGGGCCTCGGCCCGAACGTTCCGGTCGTCGTACCGAAGCAACCGATCAGCGACCCGGCCAACGTGCCGGTCAACGGCTCGGTCGGCAACGGCGTGGACAAGACCGAGGAACCGACCCAGGTGGTCTCCGGGCTCTCCCGCAACGGAATCCCGACGGCCGCGCTGAAGGCGTACTCGCGGGCCCAGCAGGTGCTCGCGCAGGCCGACCCGACGTGTCACCTGCCGTGGACGCTGGTGGCCGCGATCGGCCGGGTCGAGTCCAACCACGGCCGCTTCGGCGGCAACTCGCTGAGCACCAACGGGGTCGCGACCCCGGGTATCTACGGCCCGCGCCTCGACGGCGTGACCACGGCCCGGATCAGCGACTCCGACGCCGGCCGGCTCGACGGCGACGGCGCGTTCGACCGTGCGGTCGGGCCGATGCAGTTCATCCCGGCCACCTGGCAGGCGATGGGCGTCGACGGTGACGGCGACGGGGTGAAGAACCCGCAGGACATCGACGACGCGGCGATGTCGACCGGGGTCTACCTGTGCTCCGGCGGGGTCGACCTGACCCGGGCCGGCGACCTGAACCAGGCCGTCCTGCGCTACAACCACTCCCAGGCGTACGTCGATCTCGTGGTCAGCATCGCCAAGGCGTACGCCGGCGGCAGCTGGATCGTGGTCGGCAACGGCACCGAGGACGACGACCAGGGCGTGGTTCGGGCCGACGGCAAGACCGGTGACGACGCCATCGACGCCCCGGCCGACCAGGACCTGCCGAAGGCGATCGACCTGCCGGTCTACCCGCCGGGCAAGCCGGGCAGTACGACGAAGCCGACGCCCGAGGACGGCGGTCAGGACAAGCCGACCACCAAGCCGACGCCGGGCAGGCCGACCGGCAAGCCCACCCCGGGCAAGCCCACCACCAAGCCGACTCCCGGCAAGCCGACTCCGACGAAGCCGAGCACGCCGCCGCCGAGCACCCCGAACGGCGTGGCCACGCTGCAGACCGCGGCCGGCCTGGTCGTCGGGACCGTCGGCAGCACGCTCACCGAGCTGACCAAGGCCACGCAGTACTGCCAGAGCGAGATGTCCAAGGTCACCATCAAGAACCCGACGCAGGCCCAGCTGCAGAAGTGCGTGACCGCCTTCCAGACCGGTGGCACCGCCGCGGTCGACCAGGTGATCCGCAACCTGCTGTCCCTGCTCGGACTGCTCGGCGTCCTCGGTGGAGGACTGCTCGGCAGCTGA